In Oryza sativa Japonica Group chromosome 1, ASM3414082v1, the genomic stretch CTTGTCCTCGCTGATTACATCAAGAGCGTTGGCAACCTTACCCACGCGCAGTGGCGGGCATTCTGTACTGACGGCAGGAGCGTAGGTGCGGCCCAGGGATTTGTGGACAGTGATCTGATCGAGTCTTTCCTTAGCCTGGAGCCAAGCAAGATGGGAGGAGGTTGCGCGGATGGTGTGGCTTCATGCGGACGAGCTgtgtaagagcatctccaacagcctctccatacCACTCTCCAagctaaattttagctgatTTGATACAAAAACACACTCAAACAGAATGGCTATCCCAATTGCCAAAAGTTAGCAATGGCCAAACATGGGCTCGAGCTAGCCAAACTTGGCCAGCCTTTGGCCACCCTCAGCCACTGTCCATCCGTGGGCCCACCAactttttcctctctctccccaccagCCGCACCATCCCTGCCCGTGCCCTCCCTCCTTTTGCCGCACCGCCCTTCCTCCCGATCCGCTCGTGCCTGCCGCCACCACGGGGAAGGAagctcgccatcgccgtcgcttcGTTGCCGCCGGCGAGATGGGAGACCAGCAGCGGGATGATCACCTCCGGCTCCGGGTCGGCGCCACGGGTCAGGTTGCAGAGGTTGAGCGGGAGCATCGCCGAGGCGGGGTGgttccgcccgccgccggcaagcTTGGGGAGCTCGCGGGCGACCTTGCCTGTCCTGTTGCGGCGGCAGCGCCTGTGCTAGCTGAGCACCAGTAGGAGGTGAAGCAGCTGCTTGGGGAGCAACAGCAGATCGGAACCCCATGCCGGGCTGACGCgaaggcgaggaggagaagggagggcTCATCGGGTCGccggccggtggtggtggtggtgatgcgcGGATGAGGAGGAGAGGCCGGCCGATGCAGcgagcggagcggagggggcGGTGCCTCGCCACGCGCCTCCTCTAGATCCCGCTACGTCATGGCTGCTGAGGtcaccctcctctcctcctccggcgactatcgaggaggacgaggccgaCGAGGAGTGGATCTGTCGTTGCCATCGCCCTCTTGTCCACAGGAGAGGATAAAGAGGGGTGTGGGGAAAATGGAGAAgtacgaggaagaagaagagctgTAGAGGCTGACACGTGTGTCCTACTGTTATAGAGTCAGAATAGAGAGGGTGAATGGAGAAGCTGTTGGAGTAAACAACGTGTTTGACTTGCTAAATTAGATGGAGAGTTGGCCAAATAgatatttggagagttggaTTTAGAaagactgttggagatgctatAAGGTAGTGAAGGCGCTGAGGAAACTGCACTGTCATGATCGCCGAATAGATGGCACTCATGGCAGCTAGATTCTGATCTCCATGTGCTGCTGCTGATGTACATACAAGACTGGATGGAAAATCTGTGCATAGCTCCATCGTCAATCAGCACTACCAGGTGAGATGTTGAAGGTGCTATTTGGTGTTTTAGGCTTAACTAAACGGCCACACAAGAACACAGATTTTGTAACCTCCTGGTTCTACTGGTTCAATTTTTCCATGTTTAGTtggatactactccctccgtcctataatataagggattttgggtggatgtgacatattctatccagatttattgtattaagATGTGTCATTTCTACcaaaaattccttatattatgggacggagggagtactcggTAGGAGGAAATAGAGTAATTGTCAGTAGTTGCAAATCATACGTCCTTTGTCTGAAACCTTTTAGACAAAGGTTCAGTTAGGCTGCAGCATAGTGCATCAAGATACTCCGAGCATATATGCCATTGTTCTGGAGTGAGCTAGTTTGGCATCAAAGAGAAAATGAGTGTAATTACGCATGCAATTCATGTAACGCAACTGATCGGTTATTCTCAGCTGTGTGATCATGGGAAAAAGAAAGTGTATCATTGTATTTCGTCGCTGTGTATGCTTTACCAGGACATCGGACAAAAGTAATGTTCTCTTGCAAACGAGACTTTCGATGAATTAAGGCATTGTCTAGCCGACATGGGCTCCACTGCTCCAGATGCCCACTAAAGCCTCCCGACGGAACAGAGGACAAATGAAAGAAACAGACGAATGGCATCTAAGAATTACTAATAGATCAGTAAGATCACAGGTGATTCTTACGCTTCTTTATTAgcagattaagaaaaaaaacaattatacaTCGATACTGCTTTTTTTCCCCTAAACTTTAATGCCGGAGGCACAATTATTAACAGCCTCTTCTAAGAGGTACCGTATAATTGTCCATAGTGACGGGCATGAGTCACTCCAAGAAAGTAGTattaataaaataaactaaatacgtagtatttattaaaaattttattttagttgATTTTTCTCAATTAGAATAAGACATTGCTCTTTTCGCTTATTCACCAGATTATTTGCTCTACccttcaaaaaaatatatttttcaaagaaatttCTTACAGTTTATTGTTTAAATCACTTGTTTTAAGATACTATTTGTTAAGATTATttcttaaattatttaattaGCTCTATAATAAAATAGATGATATGTGACAAATAATTTACTTAATGACTAAacgagtaaatttcagaaaaaaaaaccctgtaTTTTATAGTCAAAactttatttaaaaaactaGGCATTAAATTGGTGGCACATTACCATAATACTCTTAAAGTTTTATAAAACCAACCATTCTACTGTTGAGTGCAATTTTTtgtaaattttaaaacatagagtatgattattattatttaattgaGTTCTTCACTTAAGGTTCTGATCGAGCAAGACTACCTTCTGAAATTTACTATCGTTTAAATGAAACCAGCGTGAGTTAGCGAGTAGAAATACCCACATAGTGACCCACCCCAAATTCCTAATTGCTGTCATTTCTCTCTCATATAATTCTCCTTGAGCTTGTCTCTGGCATCCAAGGTCTAGGGCCCCTTCTTTTAAGAAGAGAAAAGAGGCAAGCCTGAGCTGGCTCTTCTTAATGAGTTGCTCGCAGTCACATGCTCCATGGGTGGCGCCGTGCAGGCAGGCAGCAGGGAGAAGAAGGTGATTGTGTCCTCAGGCGGCCCAAGAAGGATCCACCACCGAATACACCGCCATCATTCTCGGCCGAACATGCCATCATTTCTGGATCCAACCGCTACGAGTTGGCCGCCAGATTTACGCTCCCTGCCACGTACTCCGTTGTCCCGAAAAATATGTTCACGTTGATTGACTTAGATGTATCACATCTTATTTTAGATTGAGTTATTTTGAAACGAATAGAGTAAAACTACCTAATACGATGTACACGGTACATGCATACACGGCTCATTATCTGTGAAGCCACACGGGAATCAGTCGCTCCAGTGCCTTTGTCCAAGATGGAGCTATTAgatcaaagaaagaaaaaagaaggatgGAGCTAGAGtagatttttcctttttcttttacgTAAGACAGAACAAATGCACCTATGAAGCTTACACGCACACAAACACTCTTAACCGCATACACCTCATTGTCAACTTCTCAACAGGGACGTTATctttcaccaaaaaaaaacagttagATGCTTAACCACGAACATCTTACTAGTAATGAATACATCGTCtatcactaaaaaaataattaactcATATATAAGTACATCGTCTgctattaaaaatataactagTAATAAATATGAGTATTTATGTCAATCGTAGGACTTAAACATGAGTGAACAagttccattaaaaaaaacttaactagCTGAGCTATTCTTAATTCAAATTAAACTAATTAATAATgtgttataaaaaatatttaaattggAATTGAAAAtttagagaaaattttattgttTGAAAGTAATTTTTGTGATAAATGCACTGGTGCCATTTGCAACAATTCTTTACaaagtttctctctctctctctctctctttttcatagcaactacttccttcgtttcatattataagactttctccacattcatatagatgttaatgaatcaaggcacacatatatgtctagttTCATtaacatatgtctagatttatatatatatatatattaatgaatctagactagggatgaaaacggagcggatacggacggataatgctcataccgtattcattttcatattttttaccggatacggaaacaaatacggatagctcgaatacggaaacaaatacggattatctcgaatacgaataagaatcgaatatgaccggacacgaatacggaaacaaatttttctcggaacacgaaaaccaacttaacttctaatagaaacaaatatcaacatatataattagctcactttatattaaatgtagtataatttataaatatttttaaaaatttaaataatatgagTGTGGACTAGTGTTAACAGATAAACcactattaaaatctaaaaatgtatattgaaggtcatatagttataaaaaatggggtatgtctcatagcttctgcggatatccgaattattatccgtatccgacggaaactccgataccatattcgtattcgtatccggaagaaaatatccgtattcgtatccgtatccgaattatccgatccgaaagtTATCTGTATTCGTTTTTTGCCGGAGCAGatggaaactatccgctccgttttcatccctaatctagacatatatgtgtgtctagattcattaacatttatatgaatgtgagcaatgctagaaagttttataacctgaaacggagctAGTAGTTGAAAACAGATATAATAATTGTCTAGAACATCGAACATAAGTATGTTCCATTAATAATGCTTTAAAATCTCACCGTCATGAAATTTGACCATTTATTCCTACTACTATTTGTTTAGGTGGGCACATTTTGCAATTATTTAGCATTAATTAGACATCTTTTTATTGACATAATACCAACTCAGAATGAGACAGTCAGATCTGAGTGATGTCACATCGAAGGATAGTGTTAATCTGTTAATTAGTTAtgagatttttaaaatcttagaGAAAAGCTCATGACGAACAATCTTAATATCCGATGGGTTTTGGAACATTAACGGCAGTTTTTGAAGAACGAATTTTTAGCGAAGAGTTTTGTAGGGTTTGAAATGGAGAACGTTctatttttaatagatgattgTGATACTGTGAAATTCTTTTGAATTATTCAATACATAAGGATTTTAGATGAAATTTAACATGGACctaacctctttttttttccgtgaACACGCAAAAGCATTGtacgtcaatatattaaaagaaaaaattttGTTACACGACACAATCAGCTAGATTAGCTTATgccaagaaaagagaaaaaaaacacaacaaaaaaaaagaagagactACTACGATGACTAAACACAACTCCAATCAGCTGGGGTTAGGGGGGGGGGCACAGAGCCACACTAACCTTGTagaaattttcttttggtttattTTTCTCCTTAAATTATCGTCCTATTTGGTGGTCTATTCAAATCATTTATGTGTTTTGTTTCGTTTCGTTTCATAACCCTATGCTTTGCAAATGTCATATGTATAAGAATCACCTTTTTTCCGTTTATGTGTTTTACCATACCTACTACTCACGTTAAAAGAAGCCATTTAATAGCTTCGGCCAGCACTGTGTCAATACCCTAAAGAACTAGTCAATACCCTAAAGAACTAGCGAGTCAACGGGcttatttggattgttaccctATCAATTTTTTGGTAGTgccaagttttggcactaccaaatatttggtaagttaagattatttttatcatatttagtttgctaccaacATAGAGTCAAAATGTGAAATTGTAGTAAAGAATGTTCTAGATAATGCCAAATCTAGATTAGGTATTACCAATGAATGggcttcaatccaaatcaaACGCAAGTACTATTcaattaccaaaatattggtagggcatgtttttggtagcaatccaaattgGCCCAacacttatctttttttacttCGTATCATGTTTAGGTGTATCTGTCGTCAGTGTGTTTGGGAAACGGTTAGTGCCACCCACaagtaggggtgggcattcggtctaaccgaaaatTTCTGTCTCGGTCTTTGGTCtttcggtcttttcggtctttgaaaagCGAAGACCGAATTTTAGTAAAAAAATGTCAGGAccgacaaattcggtctcgatcttttcggtctcggtcctgaccgaaattcaacaatattttcatatatgcaaagaaacaatggaaattttcaacataaaaatcacaaaaaaaattcataagcacttatgagtaaagactcttaataggttgcatgcctagaagaagtaggatgtgaaaattagagtttaatctaTTAAACATAGTGGATTGTATGTTGCATTTAGACATTTTTTTGGTaattcggtcttttcggtctattcggttacccgaggagactaaccgaattgaccgaacaaaattcggtctttcactacctaggaccgaattgatgaccgaatttctcggtctcggtctcggtcttttcggttcggtctttcggttcggtctttttctgcccacccctaccCACAAGCTAACCCAAACTTGTGCTACAACCTTTTCTAGAAGTTACTAGTACACTTTGTTGTTAAGTCGTTGCAAATTAACCAATTAGTATTGACTAGCTAGTTAAGAGGATGGATGGTTCTACTAGGTGCACGCTACTCTGTCGTATGCAACactctttgattttttttacatacgTATAAGTACgctaattattaaaaatatcatCACATCCATAAACAAAGAAAGCTTACCAACCCAATTATAAAAAGTAGGTTGAACAGAAAAATAGATTTGGCATGTTGAGAAAGAATCCAATGAACTTTGTTGGAACATGCCAATATGTGCAAGCCACAGAAGATAAGTACAACGTGTCGTACAATTGTGAGATCCtatttatgttttttaattAAGAATGTACTTTATATTCTAAGTGCATTATTGTTTTTAAACTACATATTTTCTATCCACACAAATCAATAATACATAAGAGCATATAACAAATGAATAAATGAGGTGGCTCTAACATCCATTTTGCTGACGCGGAGATAtgaaagggaggagaggggctGCAATACCTCTTTTTAAAGAAGAGATTTGGCCATTGTTCTCTAACAAAATTGTGAAGCTTATATTAGTTTTCTTTGCTCGTATAAAAGACCATTATTATAGGTAAGTGTTATTTTGACTGTTATTTTAAATATGATGCGAGATTTCCAATAACGAGAATACATGGACCAATAATATCCCTCCTCTCAAAGTTCTTATGAATCAACAACACCATCATTTGCTTTTTAGCTTATCAGcatatttaaaatttgaatattaaatttagagctgattttaaagttttttttgttgtaGTTAATCTTCCAACATTAGTTCTCAAATCAACAAgataccatatatttttttaattttttatggtTTATCAATTTATGCCAAGTGCCCCTAAAACCCAGTATTCGAAGGTGCCTATAGTTGTAAGCCGTACATGTGTTTATAAACATGAGTGTCTGCGCGTATGTGAGTGATTTTGTTTGTGCtgtgtttttttctaaaaaaaaaatagcaaaacaCCTATGCTTTGGTATaggtaaaataaattatattataatgtcatagaaaaaatatattttttaccaAATATGTTAGTATACTTGTTTGCTTatttaaatataggaaaaagtacaaattacctcCCCCGAattatcgcggtcgaccgaattaccccctaaaccataaaaccggacattcttcacccccaactatgcaaaccggacgaattacccccctcgacccaattcgcggtggttttggtctacgtggcgtacgcgtggcagtccagtcagcattttattttttttaaatagtgggacccacatgtcataccccTCTATCTCTCTTCCTAatgtctctctttctctctctctcatgggcGGAGGcacgcacggcggcgcgcggcgtgaGACGAGGAGGGGAACCAGACGACAGCgtgaggccgcggcggcggtcctcgcccgcggcggcggccggcgccacgACGGCGAGCGCCGCCCAACCTGATGCTCAGGACGACGTCCTCAGATGCGAAACTCAAGCCGTCATGGTGGCCGAGGGGAACATCAAGTTGGGCGGCGCTCGCCGTcgtggcgccggccgccgtggcctCACGCTGTCGTCCGGTTCCCCTCCTCGTCtcacgccgcgcgccgccgtgcgtgCCTCCGCccatgagagagagaaagagagacatTAGGAAGAGAGATAGAGGGGtattacatgtgggtcccaccatttaaaaaaataaaatgctgtcAGGACTGCCAcacgtacgccacgtagaccaaaatcGCCGTGGATTGGGTCAAGGgcgtaattcgtccggtttgcatagttgggggtaaagaatatccggttttatggttcagggggtaattcggtcgaccgcgatagttcgaggggggtaattcgtactttttctttaaatataTGGTAATCACTTGTTTGAAATAAATGCCTTACTGTTCCATAGTACAAAAAATATCATAGGCTGATTTGTAAAAACTAAAATAATGTGTGTCACTGTGCTTGTGTTTTTTTGAAGGAgtacagaaaaagaaaagcacttgggggtgggggggggggacaaCCAGCGTGCACGTAACAAAAACCAAGCACAAGCTGGCGAGGGAAGGGAAGGAAGGGGGAGGGCGAAAGTAGGAAGGGAAGAGGACAAGTGGAGAGGAGTTTCGGTGGCAGTGGAAAGTGGCAGTTCTGACCACATTCCCTACACCACCACCATCCTCAACCTCAATCCCCATCCATTCCATTCCATCCTGCACGAGTTCTCCACTGGAGTGGAGATCCGtactatacttttttttattattaccaCCTGCCCGCAAAACCAAATCCCCGCACCTTCCTCTTTCCCCTTCTTTCTCCTCCCAAAACCGCTCTCTTTCTTCTCCCAATTGCCCACCTACcggaagagaggaagagagagagagagagatgggttcTTGCGGATTGAGGAGGGTCAGATGATGCCATTACCAATTTAACATCTTCTGCATCTTTTTTTTGCCTTTCTTGGCATATTCTTCTCTTCTGGATGTGTAGATCCTTCTTTCCCCAGTCCTGCTTAGCTTTCAAGCAGACCAACAGGTCCGAGATTGGTGACCTGGGAGCGGTTTCTTGAGGTGTGGTGCCGTTCTGGGTAAGGTAAGGCAACGAGGCGCCCCACCTCGCGCTTCTCTTGAAGAATCTGtggctcttttctttttttgggttCATGTCCGCTTCTTGTTTGTTGTATTGCCTCGCTCGCTGTAGCTGATATCTTGATACCTCTCGTTTTTTTAGATCGACTCTGTTGCCCTGCAAGAATTCGATGCAGGAGTAAGGGCGGCGGCAGTATGTAATTTGGTGGGCGGTTGTTGGAGAAGAGGAGCAATTTTGCCCATCGGTTTCTTGGGTGCAAATTGAGGGCAAATTTCGGTGAATTTCGTCGGAAATTGAGGAAGCCCGTTTGGCAATCGGTCCTGTCCATGTCCCATGCCTAGAAGCTGGGGCATTTTGGGTGTGAATTGTGACGAATTCCAGCCAATTTGGGTTGGGCCAGGAAAGTACCCTTTGGGGGTTTCAGTTTGTGGTGTGATCTGCAATCTTTCCAAGATTGGTGGGGAgttctttgtgtgtgctggtgGCAAATGGGTTGCACACACTCCAAGGTGGAGGATGAGGAGGCCGTCAGGAGGTGCAAGGATAGGAGGAAGCTGATGAAGCAGCTAATGCGGCGCCGAGTTGAGCTTGCGGCTGCACAAACCGCCTACCTGCAGTCACTCCGAAACACAGGAGCCACACTTCGACAATTCGCCGAGGTGGAGTCTGCATTGTCACAGCAGCCCCCTGCAGGTATTGCAGTGcatccatcaccaccaccacctccacctccacctccaccgccaccaccggtgCCAGTACCTCCTGCATACTCAGTGACATCCTCAGTGCCACCGTACTCGATGACATCCTCATTGCCACCCTCACCACGCCCTCCACCACCGCTACCGTTTAGTCCAATAGTGataaggaggaaaaagagagacgGTGAACTTGATGAGGATGATTCtacagacgacgacgacgacactgACAGCTGCTCGACTCCTCTACCACCTCCCCCGCCACCAGGGGTTGAGTGGGAGTACTTGGAACCTTTTGCAATGCGTCCCTTAAATTTTCCATCTTCATTGGCTGATAGGATTGATAAAGAAGCGGCCTCACAGGTGACCATGGATGATGATAACTGGGTGGAGACTAACACAGAATTTGATGGATATGACGATGAAAGTGTGTCTGGTAATGTTGAAGGCATTGTGAGCAGTGTCCAGTTGAATCAAGCCAAGAGTAGGGCTCTAGGTGATGACAATTCATCAATGGTTAGCTGGGTGACAAAGGACTCAGACACTTCAGCGATGGCCTGGAGGAGTAAGAAGTCGCTGGCAGGAATTGCCAAGGAGATTGATGAATACTTCTTGAAAGCAGCGGCGAGTGGGAGTGACATCGTCATACTTTTGGACTCTTCTGGTGGGCAGCCAGATCCCTCAGAGTTAGAGGCAAACAGAGGTATTATATACAGTATCTTGTCTCTGTTTAGTGTTTGCCAtcattttaatatttcttaatgCTACTATTTTATAATTCCAACTCCTGGAaacacatatatagatataaagCTACATCCATGGGAAATGAAATGATTGGTTGTACTAAACTTTTCAAGATCATGAACATTCTATTCTTTACTCTATTACAGTAAAGTTAAGTACGAAAGGACAAGAAAAGTGTTTATTCGCAAGCAATCACTTCCAGAGAATAACATTTGTTGTCCTAGGTGCAGGAAAAAATTCCAAATCCGCCAAGGTTTTTTCCACAATTTCTTGGAGCTGGTCATTCAAATCTGCGCAAGCTAATAGACAATCCTCAATGCATTCAAGTGATGCCTCTGGATATGGTTACCATGGCAAAACACTAGAGAAACTTTATGAAGAGGAGCAAAAACTCTACAAGTTAGTCAAGGTGAATTACAGAAGCCCTAGTTTTTGCATTTCTTTACAATACGTTACACAATGCAATCATGTAGCCATGCAGGAGATAATAGCTTATATGGTAGATTTCAGGTTTCTTAATTATCCGGGAGTTGTTTCTTGAGCAGAGAAGTTTGTAATCCATTAACAGGATACCTTAGTACCTGATGAAGAAATGCCTACATATTACCACATTTTACTAACCAAAACTCAAAAAGTCTATATGTTGTTGATTATTATCATCCTATGTTGCAGGATGAAGAATTTGCAAGGCTCCAGTACAGAAAGAACACCTCGTTGCTACAAAGACTAGAATCAGGTGACCATGATAAATTGCATGCAGAGAAAGTGCGAGATAATATAGAGGAATTGCAAGCTCGGATAATCTCTTTGGAGGAAGCTGTTGGTTTGACATGTTTGTCCATATCAAAGCTCAGAGATGAGGAGTTATATCCTCAGATTATTGAATTATCTGCAGGGTGAGCTTCAAACTTTAGTTACCTAAGTTCTAGGCTGTTATATTACATTTATGTGCATGGTATCTGATTTCAGTTCATAATATGAATTAGCGTTATAGAGTAATGCATTTCAAATTTCATTCCCCGATGTAGCTGATAGTTTCATTCAGAGCTCCCAATTATAATTTTTAAGCTAATTGGTGTTGTCTTACATTCTGAAGCCCATGACAATTGGCCTATGGAAATAATTAGTACTACTAAGTGCCCTAGTTATGATGTGCAACATCATTGTGGTAGCACGTATCTCTTCAATTATTTTTGTGGCTTAGTTATTTTCAGATTGTTCACTGGGTTATTAAAACAGATTATCTGTTCCACGCTTCTAAAATACATTTTCTCAAAAAACTTTCTTCTACTGCATTGCTATTTGTGAAGTTTATCTATCAAAACATTTAGTTTATCCCtataatcaagtagataatccGCTCAATAATATGTTTCAAACTGAGCCAGTGCTATGGCTACAATGATATCTTGCTAATACTGAAAATATTCCTTGTTATGATGCTATTTTGTTCTATGATATATCTTTTCACGTTCTAGGCTTGTGCATATGTGGAGAAACATGTATGAGTGCCATCAGGTTCAGAACCACATTGCCCAGCAAGCCAATCTTCTAGGCAATTTACCAGGGAATGAACCAACAACTGACACTCATTGTCAGGCAACATCTCAGCTGGAAGTTGAAGTTTCTGCATGGCATAGTTCATTCTGCAATCTCATCACCTTACAGCGTGACTACGTAACCATCCTTAACCAGTGGATTAAACTCACTGATTGCCTGCCTGATAACGATGGCTTTATGAAAAGTTCGTCAGGAATTCGTAGTCTCTGTGCAGAACTCCAGCGAGCTCTTACAGGATTACCTGAGAAGGTAGAGTAAAACCAACTTGTTTTATTAGTTTAACATTGTGTGTTATCCAGTGAAATCAAGCTTGTAGGAACTTTTGCTTAAGAATATGCCACTTTTCTAAATAAAGATGTTCCCAGTATATTGTACTCATGTGCCAGAATTTGAGCTCTATCATAATCATTCACTTCGATTGCCTTCTTcgtggttttttttcttataaatgtTCTGTTTATAAACAGGTAGCTGCAGAAGCAATAAAGACTTTTCTGTCAGTTATACACACTATAGTTGTACAGCAGACTGAGGAGCGTCAACTGAAGAAAAAGTCCGACCAAATCGAGAGCAAGTTCCATACCCAGTTAGAGAAACACAGCAACAATGCAACCCAAAATTCGGGCCAGCCTACACTTGCAAAGCTGGACACGTTCAAAAAGCAGGTTGAAGAGGAGAAGGCTAGGTATCTGAACTCCGTGAGGACTAGTCGAGCCATGACACTGAACAATCTTCAGACGAGCCTTCCAAATGTGTTCCATGCTCTGATGGGGTTTTCCGGAGT encodes the following:
- the LOC4327656 gene encoding protein ALTERED PHOSPHATE STARVATION RESPONSE 1 isoform X2; its protein translation is MGCTHSKVEDEEAVRRCKDRRKLMKQLMRRRVELAAAQTAYLQSLRNTGATLRQFAEVESALSQQPPAGIAVHPSPPPPPPPPPPPPPVPVPPAYSVTSSVPPYSMTSSLPPSPRPPPPLPFSPIVIRRKKRDGELDEDDSTDDDDDTDSCSTPLPPPPPPGVEWEYLEPFAMRPLNFPSSLADRIDKEAASQVTMDDDNWVETNTEFDGYDDESVSGNVEGIVSSVQLNQAKSRALGDDNSSMVSWVTKDSDTSAMAWRSKKSLAGIAKEIDEYFLKAAASGSDIVILLDSSGGQPDPSELEANRGKNSKSAKVFSTISWSWSFKSAQANRQSSMHSSDASGYGYHGKTLEKLYEEEQKLYKLVKDEEFARLQYRKNTSLLQRLESGDHDKLHAEKVRDNIEELQARIISLEEAVGLTCLSISKLRDEELYPQIIELSAGLVHMWRNMYECHQVQNHIAQQANLLGNLPGNEPTTDTHCQATSQLEVEVSAWHSSFCNLITLQRDYVTILNQWIKLTDCLPDNDGFMKSSSGIRSLCAELQRALTGLPEKVAAEAIKTFLSVIHTIVVQQTEERQLKKKSDQIESKFHTQLEKHSNNATQNSGQPTLAKLDTFKKQVEEEKARYLNSVRTSRAMTLNNLQTSLPNVFHALMGFSGVCVQAFEGISRCSEIVASHSGAVSPAISS
- the LOC4327656 gene encoding protein ALTERED PHOSPHATE STARVATION RESPONSE 1 isoform X1, whose translation is MGCTHSKVEDEEAVRRCKDRRKLMKQLMRRRVELAAAQTAYLQSLRNTGATLRQFAEVESALSQQPPAGIAVHPSPPPPPPPPPPPPPVPVPPAYSVTSSVPPYSMTSSLPPSPRPPPPLPFSPIVIRRKKRDGELDEDDSTDDDDDTDSCSTPLPPPPPPGVEWEYLEPFAMRPLNFPSSLADRIDKEAASQVTMDDDNWVETNTEFDGYDDESVSGNVEGIVSSVQLNQAKSRALGDDNSSMVSWVTKDSDTSAMAWRSKKSLAGIAKEIDEYFLKAAASGSDIVILLDSSGGQPDPSELEANRGAGKNSKSAKVFSTISWSWSFKSAQANRQSSMHSSDASGYGYHGKTLEKLYEEEQKLYKLVKDEEFARLQYRKNTSLLQRLESGDHDKLHAEKVRDNIEELQARIISLEEAVGLTCLSISKLRDEELYPQIIELSAGLVHMWRNMYECHQVQNHIAQQANLLGNLPGNEPTTDTHCQATSQLEVEVSAWHSSFCNLITLQRDYVTILNQWIKLTDCLPDNDGFMKSSSGIRSLCAELQRALTGLPEKVAAEAIKTFLSVIHTIVVQQTEERQLKKKSDQIESKFHTQLEKHSNNATQNSGQPTLAKLDTFKKQVEEEKARYLNSVRTSRAMTLNNLQTSLPNVFHALMGFSGVCVQAFEGISRCSEIVASHSGAVSPAISS